A stretch of the Panulirus ornatus isolate Po-2019 chromosome 53, ASM3632096v1, whole genome shotgun sequence genome encodes the following:
- the LOC139765140 gene encoding uncharacterized protein — MEVLTSTADHRSSPQQPTTEAHLSGLPQELTSTAHHRSSPQRPTTGALLNSPPQKLTSAACHRSSPQQPTTEAHLSGLPQELTSTAHHRSSPQRPTTGALLNNLTQELTSTAYHRSSPQPATSSQHSATSFNLSNLKIHTTYSAVYLSSAEISHKIATSFFFPLNTGKPAEF, encoded by the coding sequence CTCACCTCAACAGCCGACCACAGAAGCTCACCTCAACAGCCCACCACAGAAGCTCACCTCAGCGGCCTGCCACAGGAGCTCACCTCAACAGCCCACCACAGAAGCTCACCTCAGCGGCCTACCACAGGAGCTCTCCTCAACAGCCCACCACAGAAGCTCACCTCAGCGGCCTGCCACAGAAGCTCACCTCAACAGCCCACCACAGAAGCTCACCTCAGCGGCCTGCCACAGGAGCTCACCTCAACAGCCCACCACAGAAGCTCACCTCAGCGGCCTACCACAGGAGCTCTCCTCAACAACCTAACACAGGAGCTCACCTCAACAGCCTACCACAGAAGCTCACCTCAACCAGCCACCTCGTCTCAGCACTCTGCTACATCCTTCAACCTCAGCAACCTCAAGATTCATACCACTTACTCAGCAGTCTACCTCTCCAGTGCTGAGATCAGCCATAAAAtcgccacttcttttttttttcccctgaataCTGGCAAACCTGCTGAATTTTGA